The Arachis hypogaea cultivar Tifrunner chromosome 16, arahy.Tifrunner.gnm2.J5K5, whole genome shotgun sequence genome contains a region encoding:
- the LOC140179908 gene encoding uncharacterized protein, which produces MALIVAGNQSTKPALVPISEKLEHNTFSTSRHMVWLTIQTLGMEHHLDPSKIPTRYESPKSKPDAAAKSTEAPTDSSSLQDQPQETTEYKEWRQNDLALATWLLASIGTTFKNKILNCQRFYEAWNIIINHFNTTSKTKVQSLKSQLKSVKKTGTITDYLAKIRYLVDSPFAIGYELQEDDHIQAIMDGLAEDYSGYITSVISRMGTFSVSEAESFLFAYEDMLEIFKSPSDGIAIANLSKSFLTGNGRGGGARRPRGGRFQRGGRSSFWNAPRPQCQICGIPGHVAWNCFYRFDQQFQPGSTSSGYSRQIPYSNSIPPPPSSSFHQPRALLTAPPSSLSDSLWLPD; this is translated from the coding sequence ATGGCACTGATTGTTGCTGGGAATCAATCTACCAAACCAGCTCTTGTTCCTATTTCTGAGAAACTTGAACATAACACCTTCAGCACATCGCGTCACATGGTGTGGCTAACGATTCAGACTCTGGGAATGGAGCATCACCTTGACCCTTCAAAAATCCCTACGCGGTATGAATCTCCCAAATCGAAGCCCGATGCTGCTGCAAAATCAACTGAGGCACCTACAGATTCATCCTCTTTGCAAGATCAACCTCAAGAAACTACCGAATACAAGGAATGGCGCCAAAATGATTTGGCTTTAGCCACTTGGCTCCTTGCCTCCATTGGAACTACATTCAAGAACAAGATTCTTAATTGTCAAAGATTTTATGAAGCCTGGAATATAATCATCAATCATTTCAATACAACATCAAAAACAAAGGTTCAAAGTCTCAAATCACAGCTAAAATCAGTAAAGAAGACAGGTACTATTACTGATTATTTGGCAAAAATTAGATATCTGGTTGATTCACCGTTtgcaattggttatgagttacaaGAAGATGATCATATTCAAGCAATCATGGATGGATTGGCTGAAGATTACAGTGGTTATATCACATCTGTTATCTCTCGAATGGGTACTTTTTCGGTTAGTGAAGCCGAATCCTTCCTTTTTGCATATGAAGATATGCTTGAGATATTCAAAAGTCCCTCTGATGGTATTGCCATTGCAAATCTCTCTAAATCCTTCTTGACTGGAAATGGTAGAGGTGGTGGAGCTAGAAGACCAAGAGGAGGTCGATTTCAGAGAGGTGGAAGATCATCATTTTGGAATGCACCAAGACCACAATGTCAGATTTGTGGTATACCAGGCCATGTAGCTTGGAACTGTTTTTACCGTTTTGATCAACAATTCCAACCAGGTTCAACCTCTTCAGGCTATTCTCGACAGATACCTTATTCAAACAGCATCCCTCCACCTCCATCTTCCTCATTCCATCAACCTAGAGCTCTCCTCACGGCACCACCATCATCCCTATCTGATTCATTGTGGCTGCCAGATTAA
- the LOC112758003 gene encoding zeaxanthin epoxidase, chloroplastic-like has protein sequence MARMAAMIASTYRAYLGVGLGPLEFLSKYRIPHPGRVGGRFFIQKMMPMMLSWVLGGNSSKLEGRPVCCRLSDKANDQLHMVCRG, from the exons ATGGCTAGAATGGCAGCTATGATTGCTTCCACCTACAGAGCATACTTGGGAGTTGGTCTTGGCCCTTTAGAG TTTTTGAGCAAATATCGGATACCACACCCAGGAAGAGTTGGAGGAAGGTTTTTCATTCAGAAGATGATGCCTATGATGTTGAGTTGGGTCTTAGGTGGCAATAG CTCCAAGCTTGAAGGTAGACCAGTATGTTGCAGGCTCTCAGACAAA GCAAATGACCAGTTACACATGGTTTGTAGAGGATGA